Proteins from a genomic interval of Cottoperca gobio chromosome 8, fCotGob3.1, whole genome shotgun sequence:
- the lgals2a gene encoding lectin, galactoside-binding, soluble, 2a: MTNGMIIKNMSFKVGQTLTIVGVPKSDATNFAVNIGPDEKDITMHLNARFNAHGDENAMVCNSYQNGNWCEEHREGGFPFVQGEEFKILIKFTPAEFLVTLSDGSEVHFPNRMGAEKYSYISFDGEVRVTGFEIK, from the exons GGTATGATCATCAAGAACATGTCCTTCAAGGTCGGCCAGACCCTGACCATTGTTGGAGTCCCCAAGTCTGATGCTACAAA TTTTGCAGTGAACATTGGCCCTGATGAGAAGGATATTACTATGCATCTCAACGCTCGTTTTAACGCCCATGGAGACGAGAATGCGATGGTTTGCAACTCTTACCAGAACGGCAACTGGTGTGAGGAGCACCGCGAGGGAGGCTTCCCTTTCGTCCAGGGAGAGGAGTTCAAG ATCCTCATTAAATTCACCCCGGCAGAGTTTTTGGTGACTTTATCAGATGGCTCGGAAGTCCACTTCCCCAATCGCATGGGTGCGGAGAAGTACTCGTACATCAGCTTCGATGGGGAAGTTCGCGTCACAGGCTTTGAGATCAAGTAA